In a genomic window of Passer domesticus isolate bPasDom1 chromosome 3, bPasDom1.hap1, whole genome shotgun sequence:
- the CCDC25 gene encoding coiled-coil domain-containing protein 25 isoform X1 has translation MSEPTKPGSAGAASGILVGNSGIALDVGVGILGFRDSRFVPTPIPLGHHPKSHRDHPDPSRGSAPPKIPRIPPKSFPNPIGIIPALPGAQPPQIPQNSPQIFPKSHRDHPDPSRGFSSPRIPPRFPQILPDFPKIPSGCSRHLLGTPRGRGWHGAPRPRSCPCPPLPVPIPGLALLSPCPCPCVPLSPCLRVPVSPCPRVPVSPCPCVPVPLSVSLCRCPRHGPGGGAAVPLSLSVSPSPCPSVPCPGGGAAVLLSLSLSVCPCPCVAVPLSLSVSLSPVPVRVPVPGVALLSLSPVPVRVPVSPGSPAVPWRCPCPRCPLSRSRSR, from the coding sequence ATGTCGGAGCCAACAAAGCCGGGATCGGCTGGAGCCGCCTCTGGAATTCTTGTCGGGAATTCGGGAATTGCTCTGGACGTGGgggttgggattttggggtttcggGATTCCCGATTTGTCCCCACCCCCATCCCTTTAGGGcatcaccccaaatcccatcgGGATCATCCCGACCCTTCCCGGGGCTCAgctccccccaaaatccccagaattccccccaaatcttTCCCAAATCCCATCGGGATCATCCCGGCACTTCCCGGGGCTCAGCCCCCCCAAATTCCAcagaattccccccaaatcttTCCCAAATCCCATCGGGATCATCCCGACCCTTCCCGGGGGTTCAGCTCCCCCAGAATCCCCCCCAgattcccccaaatcctccccgaTTTCCCGAAAATTCCATCGGGATGTTCCCGGCACCTCCTGGGgaccccgcggggccgggggtggCACGGGGCTCCCCGTCCCCGCTCCTGTCCGTGtccccctctccctgtccccatcccggggCTGGCgctgctgtccccctgtccgtgtccctgtgtccctctgtccccctgtctccgtgtccctgtgtccccctgtccccgtgtccccgtgtccccgtgtccgtgtgtccctgtccccctgtccgtGTCCCTGTGTCGCTGTCCCCGTCACGGTCCTGGAGGTGGCgctgctgtccccctgtccctgtccgtgtccccatccccatgtccctctgtcccctgtcccggGGGTGGCGCTGCTGTCCTCCTGTCGCtgtccctgtccgtgtgtccttgtccctgtgtcgctgtccccctgtccctgtccgtgtccctgtccccagtccctgtccgtgtccctgtcccgggggtggcactgctgtccctgtcccctgtcccggtcagggtccccgtgtccccgggctctcccgctgtcccctgGCGCTGtccgtgtccccgctgtcccctgtcccgcTCAAGGTCCCGGTAG